The genomic window AAAGCAAACATTAAGgaagaaagtgagataaaagGAATCATTGAGTAAACACCGAACATATACGCTGTAAGAACAAAACACCGAACATACAAAtacacgttttaaaatcaaaacattcgAAGGAATTTTCTaagactaaaaataattaaatggtattatatttctaactttaaaacaaaactaacaattcaattttgaaGTGAATGAGACAGCATATGTTGCTTATaacatgtgtaaaaaaaatcatgaattgcATGAAACtggaaatgagaaaaaaaacccgatcAGTTCTTtctgaatttgacaattttatcaaaattaattgaaacacaacatatatacatgtacatgcatatattaaagttatattataaatacatgtaaatctatgaagaaaatcattgaTTCTCGAGTCtctaatataaatttaatatatacacaatattaaatataaacgcACACGATTTAATTTCTTGAGAAGATATACTGTAATGGTTGattattgtatgattttataagtttttatgtaaaatagcatttttttcttttaaaatactgCAAACGACATGGATATTTGAATTCACTATAGAGCTTTATAAGACCATTGGGTCTTACTGGCGTATTAAAcaagggaggtaagccgcgttagtcaatgttccttttcccgATTAAGTGATTTTGATAGACCGTGGCGCTAAAAtttagcataaaaaaaaaacaaaaacaatgccAGTCTTATTGAATAAgcacttatgaactcattcccgtGTATAACTCATTATTgtcaggatatcgtttcatatgacctttgaTAAATGTAAGAACATATGTATATCATTAAAGTTTTGTGTTTGCGTTAGTTGCTTACATCCACAAATAAAAGTATTATGCTACGttttatcattgtttttttggacattcattcatttttgttCACAGTGAATAATTCTAAGCATTGTAATATATTTCTTACCCCCACAACAGTCCATTTCCTTGCCTTGCTGAAATCTTTCATGGACTCCTGATTTTTGACAGCAGATCTGTGTTGCCGGGTCAAACTTTGCATCTGAGAGTGTGTCCTTTTCTGTATACACGCACTTTAAATCTACGATAACTGAAAACACTTCTAAAGTTATCATATGTTGAcaaatagtttttgtttaaatttcatacCTATATCAAATTCGTTAACCACCTTTTGCAATAATTGTCTTGCCGAGAGATGCGACTATCATCAAACAAAAAAAGTTCATCTTGAGGACCTGTATACTTATCAAATGTTGCTTCAAGCTTATAGCGCCAAGGCCCTTGGAATTGGTTATGTTCAAAACAAGATTGTGATGTGATTTTTAAAGCAGTATAAATCGGGGTTTTCCTAGGTATTGTTTGCTTGATGAGTGTGGGCGAAAAACTTTCATGATAACAGAAATGTGCATACTATTCAAAATCATTCTTTCATTTACGTTAACCACGTGCACATCtccttgcttttttttttttttatataaaacacttTTCAGTTTATACTTGCAAGTAATTAAGCCTATATGTTACTAAATGATAGTAATTGAGAACCTGTTCTACGAAAATTATCGATGATACTTATGTTTTTGTGATTCTTgacaattatttcttttaacttatGGTCAACCAAGGAAGGTTATATATCTCACATTACTGATTGTAAAGCTTTACGATTTGGAATactgttgttgaaattgatatcttaagagcatttttaaaatgtttaaagacaCAATACTGGAAGGATTGCATACTCTTTGTATTAAAAATGGATTATATCGGGCAACATATCAACAACCTATTGTAGATTATAATTTCAActgtaaaaatgatattcatccAATATTGTCgtatataaattgaaaatttcaaatttgacaaaatGCGCCATGTCCCTATTAGCACAAACAATTTAAGGACTTTTGAGGGGGAAGCACGGAAAACCATCGAAAAATTCCACTTTTtatttatcagattttttttctgtgacaATATCTGCATAGATAAATACATTTGTCGGTCAAACACCTacgtttttttcttattttagatAAAACTCATGGCTGTTTTGGTATCagcaaaattattatttaacttAGTAGATACATTAACTATATGAAATGTATAATTTGACCATAACAAATACTACTGcttaattctaatatacaattTGACATGTATATCGGGAATGGGAGGGATTGGTTAGAATGAAACttgcaacaaaatattttgtgataattCTAGTTCTCTacgtttacaaaattcaaacattaaaaGCACCTAGCATGCTGAATTAtttcacatataaaatgtaaaatgaaaaatcataacCGCATGAAGTGAATAATTGTCAGcatcgatttttttaaatttattgtcctttttaattttaaacaatatttgtaTTTACGTTTTTGCTACACTGTTTAATCTTTTGGTTAAACACAAGGTATTCATTGGATATTTCAAGCCAGTCAATTAAGtttcaataaagaaaaatacaccATTTCATGCCAATATAACATAATTTTTGTTATCGCTAAAACATTATCTTTGTGGAAGAAAAAAAGACGGTTGTACAAATCTAGGACAATTTGTTTACTTTCAAATTGACCAGATTAATTGGTAGAAGTGTGGTATGTTAATGACCACGATTTTCAATTGTGACTTGACTAACGAATATGATTAGTTTTTGTGACTTTTTCACGCTGTTTATGCGAAATCAGCTAAACACGGATTAACAAAACACGAATAAATGTGATTAtgattatatttaatgaattatcaattaaaaattggtTAGCTATATCTAATATTGCAATGattgttctttaaaataatgtaaacctAAAGTAtcttaatgatattgtatttcgGCAGTTTAACATgccaaagtttattttttttcattcatggCTCTCTGTTAATGCAGATAAAACTTTAATGAAGGAGATTATCTAATCGcctattttatgattttatgagGGGGAGAATGGTtgaaaaagttgaaattttgaTGGGGTATTAGAGATACCAATCAGTAGATTGGAGAGTTTTATCTACTTCTTTAGTGCATATAGTAAATATACCTACAAAACAATATAATGTGacatatgaaatatttaaaatctttatgaTCCATTAATACAGCTTAGCCCGCTTTAGACAATTTTTGTGGGTCTTTTTTATGAATGAAGTTTTAAATAGTCCTTCTAAACATTACATGTGCCACGAATAAAGACACTAAATATCCATTCATCTATTTACGtgccttttaaattttttttgaagatGTCATCAGTTTTGCTTACGATCGAATTATGATTTTATATACGCATTCTAAAAATCGCGACGATATTTGAAGCCATTCTTTAAACGTATGGTAAATGGTTCAGCAATCACTTGTAGTGAGGTTAAATAAGGATTTTGTCGGGTGATTTTGAAACTTAACTTGGAATTCTCTAAGAACTGGTAGAAACTAATAAACAACCACATTTGAGAAAGATTCAATATATCTGGAGATAATCAACATAtcgattaaaatatttagttaTTATACTCCTTAGCAAATAATACGTAATCAATGTTGTCATAAAATGTCAATCAAAATGGCGATTGAAAGAATTATCTACTATAATATTCATGTCTTCTGATAAAAAGCTAAaatgttcaaaagatatttctgTCCTTGTAGTATTGAAAAAATCtaccaaaatattttagtttgatATCTCAGACAGTCTATacttttattatatacaatgaCTCTATCTGCCAAAGTAAATACCATTGTGAAGGCTGCAAACCACGCCAGGAATGCTATAAAAAAGCAAATCAAAACGCATGTACTTCAAAGAATGATAGTATTCTGACTCATGCTTTGAATGTCCAACGCATGGCAAAGTTTTTGAAGTCATCATCGACAGAGTCACTTTACAAGGATGTGTGATGGGGAGAATCCGACAAGAAATAGAACGTTCCGCTATTTTTACACATGTTTAAAACACTTTATgttctaaatatttaaaaaatgctaaACATCCCCGCTGTATAAATACCTGCATATGTTTAAAACGTATATCGTTCAAGGTTAGCGTGTTCTTTCccataaatttaaaattctttattgtGTCAGCTAAACACAAAGGGAAGctgggtatatatttttttttataaaagcaaTTATCAAAGTGTTTGTACATCAAATTTGGCTTTGACAAAAGTTTGggaaagtaataaatatatacctGAAATGTATGCTACAATATCgagtatttaatttatttgataagttatataaaattatattagaGCTTACGCCTTCGTATTTGGTATTTTCTGGAATATATCAACCTACATGctatttattttggttttacCTTGCAATTTGTCATTTTGGACTTTCTGCTGTTTGTGGTCAGCCACTTATTTGTGTCCCTTAAAAAACGCTTAATCAGACAGTTCTCATGTAAATCATCTGTCGATCTATGATGCATCGGATAGCGCCACATTTAACAGTTCATGTATTTTATCATGTTAAAGGTTTAAATGCAACTATGTTGGATATTCAAAACATCGATGCGGCCTGTATGAGTTCATCACTTTAAATTTGACTTGAGATTTTGGAGACCCTGTGTACCAATGACAACAATGGGGTATACATGTATCGCATTAGATAAGTCACTGCTACGGAATTTAAAACTCAATGATTTTTTATGATACTTTCATCATCAATTCAAAACACTGAAACAATCGCTTTCACTACCGAGAACGTACATTTCCCCAATGGTTCTAATACTCTAATGTGACTTTTTCAAGCTCTTACAAGTTTTTGTAAACATTGCAGGAACAATTGAAATAAGAGAGAATAGCTTACACTACCAAGAAAATACCATTTCCCATGGTTTTATTACTTTAAGGTGTCGTTATCAAGTTCCACACGAATATCACACGTTGCAGGtgtatttaaaacattcattttaatgttttaatttaaaagattattttcaacatttgtcaaataagAACTTTAGAGCAGCATCGGACACAAAAAGTCAACACTTTTTaaagtaatgaaaaaattatgattgtctcaaattgtaaaaacaaaaataactaaTAGCTTAATCCtacatcaaatttcatttttcattagtTATACAGTACTGCAAGGCAGACATTGTAAAACTAGGTCAATTGAATGTACGCACCAGTTACAATCTGTAagtataaaagcagtaaaaaaaaactgctaCACTACAATTAATGGCGCAAAATTATGTCattaattcatttcttaaagcCCATGAATGtgatgcatacatgtacctatatgaAAAATATCGTTTCAAACATAAATTTAAAGAGCAATCTCATAGCGTTTGCTTATCACAAgtacttattttaattttttagagtGCAAATTGAGATAACATATCTGGAACGATATAAAACCAAGTTCGTTTGCCTTGACATTCTCTTATAAATGTTGAGTACATTTTATTCAACTTTTATCTGAAAACACATATCAGTAAATATACAGTTGATGTCATTGAAACAAGGCATTTACCgaataatttatcattttatcacTGTAGTATCAGTTACGTTTTCACTCTTTACCATTGCATTTAATTAATGCTAAAATACACGACAATCCACACTAGTAGAAAATAATGTGAATAACAGGCAAAATCAATCTgctattttagaatttttaatgtCATATTTGATTGCACTCAAATAGTTGTTGTTGAATGCAAAACAAGAATTGCAAACTCCATCTGTTGTAAAGCAAGTATTTGTTTTAGTTCATTACAAACAATTATGACTCCTACATATAGTGTTCTGCACATGTATTTCGACCATACAAACTAAGTATTCACATATATAATTGATACATTAATGTGAATAACAGTTTAAAGGTACCATTTTTGGTTTATGCTACTTGTCGTTGAAAGggattaaaacaattgttcagGTTCTTGGGAAGATCTTTTTCCCTTTGGGGGAACAGGAATACGTCTTTGACGTCGAAATACAGAAAAAATGCCAATATCAGGTTCCAGTCGTTGATTTGCAAGTTGTGCGTTCCCACTAGGGACATGTGGCATCTgtgtaaaaaagaaagacatCGATCTGCATGAActgtttataattaaaaaggAAGATGACgttatacagaaaaaaaaatatttatcaagaaAATCCCGCTTAAAACAACACTGTCACATCTGTTCACACTGAATGCACATTTTCTCTGCATGAGTTATATTGTTCTTTGTAAAGACATTTTGCacaattttcattattacatgtaatttgaatcAAATGTATTATACGTTACCTGGCTTACATTTCTCATACTTCTGAGAAAGACCCCTAGAGCctaaaaacaacattttgtgTAAGGTAAAACTGccatatacaatatataatgGTTTACAAAGTTGTATATTAcaagtatacatattttcataaaatcagtATGCATTTACATATAACATTATGCcgaaatacatataatatatggTGACTTACTTGTTCTTGCATATAGCCTTACAAATAGCCATGTACCGACAAAGATTACAACTGCTATTGAAACCACGGATATAACACCGATTCGGATGACATAGGCACTGTCATTTGGCCTGAAAACATTGCATTTAAGTATtaaaaaagcataaaaaaataaaaaatatttggccTGTTTAATCGACGACAAGATAACGCATTTTCAGAGTAAATGACGACACAATCTCAaagtgttgtaaaaaaaaaaaagcagttaAACACAGTAGATATCAGATATGCTAGAGCATATACATTCCATTAAGAGCTTTTGGTTTTGAATTCAGTTGAAAACATAGAATATGTATCAACATCTCAAAGTAAACCTTGAAAATGACAAGCTTTGAAAAAGTTATACCGAATGTAGCAAAggtaataataatgtaaacaataatcaTTGTACTTCATTAGTTTTATCTATGATGtgactttttattattaagtaCAGTGTATCTATTACATAATTAACATTCCTGTACTGAATTATGCAATATAATGTGAAACAATCTGTCAAGAATATTCTTTTAGATAAGGTATTAATCAATAATGAGGGTATTTCCTTACTGTATATCATTGATTATCTGTGTCATGAAAGTTGGAGTTGGGGGATTGATAATAAGGCTGCTTACTCtaaccttttatttttttccaaacttTTAGACGTGTTGTTCAGGTTGTCAAGTTGGGACGGGacctttgttgacttttcaAATATGTGATTTTTTACAAGGTCATAGCAGCCAGTatctaagaaaataaacattatgtCAACAGTTTATGCATTCTAAAAAAAGAGATTGtttaatattcaaatcaaattgtgttgaaaatttatttttcatttttattgtttaaaatgctgGTGTAACGTAAATGTATTGTTAAAGCAAACTTTGAATGTCGACTATAAGGTAACAGAAGAGGAATGGTGCCAACTATTATAACTGTTTACAGCCGTTCTATCTATATTGGTTAGAAAATCATCCAAATCAGAATATCATGATTGTTTGTTTTTAGGTATCTGTAAGTTTTAAACATACTTAAATATTGCCTAATGTTTGAATGAACACTATAATACACGTATTATACTTGATCCAGCAACCAAGatgatattgtacatgtaagatcTAGACCTGTGTACAAAACAACAATTGTGCCCTTTGTATCTCACCTGAAAAttggtaaatgatatttaacttTTGATTGACCAttacaaatatcattcttaTGCATTTTTTCGTTGCAAATGAAATAGTTACTTCTCAGATTGTAAAAATGTCACTTTCactaaataaaacacaaatttgaTTTTGACGTCCAgttgaaatgtaaaaatgtaattatgcGCAAATAAAAAGactaaaatgataatttttctcgagttatgaaaaatattttaatatatgttgTAAAACATAGAAACTTGTTTTTTAACTCagataattgaatattttaattttatatcaataaaatagtTGCAATTATAACTCGGTCATTGACCCGTCAATATTTAAGAATTAACCGTTGAGTTGTTGTAATAGCGTTAAGATTTAATTCATAACAGTTAAAAGTGCACATTTATCTGTTTTCACTTACAGAGATAGGCATCAGTAGATATATATCGAGCTGCACAAGGTGGATCTACGTTGCTGCATTTCAAGCGATAATGTGGTTGAATTACAGCCCCATATGTATTATACTCTGTGCAAAAtcctgtaaatattttgaattttataatatataagcaTCGTAAAGCTTATTTTGCATTCATTACGATCGAGATaaggtttttaaatttaaagttttctgctgagaaaatcatttcaaacaatacaaagctggaatatgaacatttttgtgTTCAATATCATTTGGCTGATATTTCGCTAAACCTATGATCGagtaaaaacttaatttttgcatGTTCGAAAACTTTAAACCTTATCTTAACATTTATTGAAGAACTTCAAACgtagaaaatatttcatactGACAGTAAACGTACTTTTAGTTTATTAACTATgtgttttatcatatttcaGGTCGGCAAATATTCTCAGGATTTAATATTTCATActatatttaaacattatttcgATGTAACGTAAGAAAGTATCAATGACGTTTActaagaaattattttcatgatttatactttaaaaccatttttgatttttttttagcaacttACATGTAACAACGGAGTCTACAAAAA from Magallana gigas chromosome 9, xbMagGiga1.1, whole genome shotgun sequence includes these protein-coding regions:
- the LOC105330645 gene encoding uncharacterized protein isoform X1, coding for MWIMGYKATITVSFIIWTECTMISDSRYCVWSNHTLDVVNSCPKTRSEVAKRATLKNCTSLAAIQNCSTPDIFKYHCVMNEFQNAFVEVCAPSFYIFGFCTEYNTYGAVIQPHYRLKCSNVDPPCAARYISTDAYLYTGCYDLVKNHIFEKSTKVPSQLDNLNNTSKSLEKNKRLEPNDSAYVIRIGVISVVSIAVVIFVGTWLFVRLYARTSSRGLSQKYEKCKPDATCP